A genomic segment from Rhizoctonia solani chromosome 11, complete sequence encodes:
- a CDS encoding Transposase family Tnp2 protein produces the protein MTPHEVVLLDDGTGTQTGANQLEELDDISLIALLDCLGNLNMSTYGLSGEEIMDAKNIFESVVEAHTFLEDEDYDKLSSFDLYDRYKPSQALFAKLIKHYQPINSPKGTQIPSIKHLHTHA, from the exons ATGACTCCCCATGAAGTTGTTTTACTGGATGATGGGACTGGCACTCAAACTGGAGCCAATCAGCTGGAAGAACTGGATGATATCAGTCTTATAGCTTTATTGGATTGCCTTGGTAACCTCAACATGTCAACTTATGGCCTCTCAGGAGAGGAGATTATGGATGCCAAGAATATTTTTGAGTCAGTTGTAGAAG CTCATACTTTCCTTGAAGATGAGGATTATGACAAACTCTCTTCATTTGATCTTTATGATAGATACAAACCATCCCAAGCTCTTTTTGCCAAATTAATTAAACATTACCAACCTATCAATAGTCCCAAGGGAACACAAATTCCTTCTATCAAACACCTGCATACCCATGCTTGA